One window of the Equus caballus isolate H_3958 breed thoroughbred chromosome 2, TB-T2T, whole genome shotgun sequence genome contains the following:
- the OR13P17 gene encoding olfactory receptor family 13 subfamily P member 17 yields the protein MQEPNKSSVTEFILLGFSFSPRTTPLFFSVFLMTYLLIILGNSLITILICLDSRLHTPMYFFIGILSVLDLGYTTTTVPQMLVHLASENKTISFASCVAQMYIFLVLGITESWLFAVMSIDRYMAICHPLRYKVIMSPRLCGIMVIFCGLWGVISALVYTLFAMCLPYCGPNKINHFFCEVPAVLKLACADTSVNDQADFILGFSVILVPLALILVIYVNIFIAILGIRSAQGRLKAFSTCASHISVVTMFCVPAMVMYMKPGAEVSPEEDKKLALLYNIISAFLNPIIYSLRNKDVKRAFLKVTGWGRAPE from the coding sequence ATGCAAGAGCCTAACAAGTCCTCTGTGACAGAATTCATCCTTCTGGGCTTCTCCTTCAGCCCTAGGACCACTCCTCTGTTCTTCTCAGTCTTCCTGATGACCTACTTGTTGATTATTCTGGGTAACAGTTTGATCACCATCCTCATCTGCCTGGACTCAcgtctccacacacccatgtacttctttatTGGCATTCTTTCCGTGTTGGATCTGGGTTACACCACTACAACTGTGCCCCAGATGTTGGTACATCTGGCCAGTGAGAACAAGACCATCTCTTTTGCCAGCTGTGTGGCCCAAATGTACATTTTCTTGGTGCTAGGCATCACCGAGTCCTGGCTCTTTGCCGTCATGTCTATAGACAGGTACATGGCCATCTGCCACCCACTCAGGTACAAGGTCATCATGAGCCCACGGTTATGTGGGATAATGGTCATTTTCTGTGGTCTCTGGGGTGTCATCTCTGCTCTTGTCTACACTCTCTTTGCCATGTGCCTGCCCTACTGTGGCCCTAACAAGatcaaccacttcttctgtgaagtCCCTGCAGTCTTAAAGCTGGCTTGTGCAGACACCTCAGTCAATGACCAGGCAGACTTCATTCTTGGCTTTAGTGTCATCCTAGTTCCACTCGCCCTCATCCTTGTCATTTATGTCAACATCTTCATTGCTATCTTGGGGATCCGTTCAGCCCAGGGACGACTcaaggccttctccacctgtgcctcccacaTCAGTGTGGTCACCATGTTCTGTGTGCCAGCCATGGTCATGTACATGAAGCCTGGCGCTGAGGTCTCCCCAGAGGAGGACAAGAAGTTGGCCTTGCTCTACAACATCATCTCTGCTTTCctcaaccccatcatctacagcctCCGGAACAAGGATGTGAAGAGGGCTTTCCTCAAGGTAACAGGTTGGGGCAGGGCCCCAGAATGA